From the genome of Metarhizium brunneum chromosome 4, complete sequence, one region includes:
- the Nfyb gene encoding Nuclear transcription factor Y subunit beta, with the protein MKDNPQLQTNSRAASDDKKLQEQDLNLPLHNIGRIMKKALPENARFSKEAKVCVQQCVSEFISFITSEACEKASAQKRNTMKGEDILSAMKSLSFDHYAEALEIYHSGYLNRTSGGHIMPSEAGNGGALGQELACGEGSVEPKYLSRQHADDDSITDFSHPE; encoded by the exons ATGAAGGACAATCCACAGTTACAAACGAATAGCCGCGCAGCTAGCGACGACAAAAAGCTGCAAGAGCAGGATTTAAATTTGCCTTTACACAATA TCGGTAGAATTATGAAGAAGGCCCTACCGGAAAATGCGAGGTTTTCCAAGGAGGCCAAGGTGTGTGTCCAGCAATGCGTTAGCGAATTCATTTCATTCATTACTTCTGAGG CTTGCGAAAAGGCCTCAGCCCAGAAACGAAATACTATGAAAGGAGAAGATATTCTGTCTGCAATGAAGTCACTCAGTTTCGATCATTACGCGGAGGCTTTAGAAATCTATCATTCTGGGTACCTAAACAGAACTTCCGGTGGCCACATAATGCCAAGTGAGGCCGGCAACGGAGGCGCGCTTGGGCAAGAGCTTGCCTGTGGTGAAGGCAGCGTCGAGCCCAAATACCTGTCTAGACAACATGCCGACGATGATTCTATCACTGATTTTTCCCACCCAGAATAA